CCGGCGGTGGACGGCTGGACGACGATGACGTTCGCCTGGTCGCAGGGGCCCAGGCAGTCCGCCGTACGCACCGCGAAACGGCCACCGGACGCGGCGGCCCCGGCGCGCAGTCGCTCCTCCTGCCAGGCGTGGTCGGCACCGGGATATTTGCGGGGGTTGCCGCAGCAGCAGCCACGGCACACGACCAGCGTGCACGGGCGGTTCGCCGCGCGGAGGACGGACCGGTTCACAGCACCGCCCGTGCGGGAATGCCGGACGCGCGGACGCGGCCGTCGCGGTGCCCGCCGATCAGTGGGGACGGCCCGGCCCAAGTAGGCGCGGTGACAGGAGAGTTCACGCCGCCCAGCGTACGCACCGGCTCCCAGGCGTGGTCCATGGCCCGCCCGGAGAAACACATGCGCGAGTTGCCATATGTTAATGTCGGCATGCACGGCCCGCGAAGCACCAGCCGCAGGCGACCCGAGAGCAACAGCAGGAGTACTCCATGGCGACCGCCACCGAACACCGCGTACACGACGACCACACGCACACCCACGGCCAGGACTGCGGCCATGTCGCCTTCCCGCACGGCGACCACACCGACTACGCCCACGACGGCCACATCCACCGCGTTCACGACGGCCATGTCGACGAGTGCGTGAACGCCGGCCACGCCGCCCACGAGGGGCACGACCACCAGCACGGCGAGGGCTGCGGCCACGTCGCCGTGCCACACGAGGGCCACGTGGACTACCTGCACGACGGCCACCGTCACGCCGCCCACGAAGGCCACTGGGACGATCACTGAAAACCATTGCCACATGCTAATGTGTGCATGTGGCAATGACTCCTCCTCCCTCGCCGAGCCCGACGGGCTCGGCGGACGAACCCCTGCGCGATCTGCAGTCCGCGAGTGACCTGTTGAAGGCGTTGGCGTCGCCCGTCCGTCTCGGCATCGTGCGCGAGCTGTCCCAGGGCGGGAAGTACGTCCACGAACTGGTCGCCGCCCTCGGGGTGAGCCAACCGCTGGTCTCGCAGCACCTTCGGGTCCTGCGCAACTCCCGCATCGTGACGACCCGCCGTCAGGCCCGCGAGATCCAGTACGACCTCACCGACGACCACATCGCCCACATCGTGCTGGACGCCATCCGGCACGCACAGGAGTAGCTCGCGGACGCCGAAACGGGCGGCGGGCGGCTCAGGCGAGGTCCTCGGCGGACCGCCCGCCCCGGTCACGCAGCCAGGCGACCAGGGCAGGGTGGCCGGAGCGGTGGGCGGCATCCAGTGGGGTGAGTTCGTCGTAGCCGATCCAGTTGATGTCACCCCCGCGTTCCAGCAGGTGAGCGGCGATCTCCCGCTGTCCACCGTGACAGGCGCACCAGAGGGCATTGGTGATCTCTGCCGGGGCGAGCGGCTGGGTGTCGGGCGCGAAGGCTGCGGCGATGCGGTCGGCTCGGCCGAGGGCCGCGGCCTGCCACAGGGTGGTGTGCGCGCCGCGTTCGAGCAGGCGGCGGGCGGCGTTCCACTGGCCGAAGGCCACGGCGTCGGCGATCGGTGTGCCACCGCCGATCACCGCACCCTCGGCCTCGATGTCCGCGCCGAGGTCGAGCAGCGTGTCCAGGACCGGCACGTCGTCGCAGCTGGCCGCCCAGTGCAGCGGGGTTTCGGTGTGCGGGCCGGTGAACTGGGCATTCACGTCCGCTCCCGCGGCGACGAGGGCGGTCACCGTCTGCGGGCCGCCCGGGTAGTGGCCGGGCCAGTCGGTGACGACGTGCAGCAGGGTGCGGGTGATTTTCGTGTTGCCCAGCCGCGCCGTGGCCAGGCGCGGATGGGCGGTCAGCAGGTCTTTCAGCGCCGGCACATTGCCGGAACGGATCGCCTCGACGGCCGCGCTGGCCAGCGGCGCGTTGGTTTCGATCAGCATCGGGCTACCTCCCCTGTCGCCACCTGGGTATCACGACCCACCGACAACCGACGCACAGGGCCGGGCCTGAGCAGACGTGCCGAAAACTGTTATCGCGCGGTCGTTCGCCCGTCTCCCGAGCGAACGACCGTCGGGCCAACGGGAGCGAGGCGCAACCTGTTCCGCGCGCAAGGCAACCTTTGTGCGTCCGGTGGCGACTGACGGGAAACCCGGGATTCCCGCAAAGAGGACGACGTGAGCAAGAGAAGAACAGCCCCGCGCCACCGGCGAGGCAGAACGGCCGACCGCCGCCGACGTGTCCTGATCGCCGTGGCAGCCGCCGCGCTGGCCGGGGCCGTGGTCGTCGCCGGAGTCCTCGTGTCGGACTCGGGCTCGGAGACCGGCCCGGCCGCCGGGGCGTCCGCGACGCCAAGGACGTACGCCTCACACTCGTCGCCCACCGCACGCGCATCGGCGCTGCCGTCCGCCTCGCCGTCGGTCTCCGCCTCGACGACGAAGAAGCCGGCGAAGAAGCGGCCCCCCACCGCGTCGCCGACCTCGGCCCCGGCCTCCCGCGCCGCCACGTTCGGCGCGTGGCCCACCGCCACCGCCGACCGGGCGGTGACCTCGACCATCGAGGTCACCGGCAGCTACGACGGCGGCCTGAAACGCTTCCACGGCTCCGGCGGCCTGGGCACCGACGGCCAGGGCGAGGACCAGGGGCCGTTGTTCGAACTCGCCGACGGTGCCGTGCTGGAGAACGTCGTCCTCGGCGCCCCGGCCGCCGACGGCGTGCACTGCCTGGGCAGTTGCACATTGCGGAACGTGTGGTGGGAGGACGTGGGCGAGGACGCGGCCACCTTCAAGGGCACGTCCGGCACCGCCAGGTACCTGGTCGACGGCGGCGGTGCGCGGAAGGCCGACGACAAGGTCTTCCAGCACAACGGCGCCGGCACCCTGACCATCAGGCACTTCCAGGTCTCCGACTTCGGCAAGCTCTACCGCTCGTGCGGCAATTGCGACACCCAGTACACGCGCCATGTCGTGATCAGCGACGTGCGGGCGAGCAGCCCGGGCAAGGTCCTGGCCGGGGTCAACGCCAACTACGGGGACACCGCCGTCATCTCGGGCGTGACGATCACGGGCGGCGCGGGCAGCATCACCGTGTGCGAGCGCTTCCGGGGCAACAGCGGCGGCGAGGAACCGACCGCCCTGGGCAGCGGCCCGGACGGCACGAACTGCCGCTACAGCGCCTCGTCCATCACCTACCGCTGACCAACACGTCATGGACCGAGGAGACCGGCGACGAGATCCCGGGGCAGGCCGTGGGTGTCGTGGAGGTAGGCGTAGTCCTCTTGGCTCAGCGGTCCTTGGAACTCCGGCCGGGAGAGCACGCGACGCCCTCGTTCCAGGAGGGTGCTGAACCGCCGCTCCTCATCGAGGAGCACCTCGCGGACAGGGCCGGATCCGCCGGTCTGGCGGAAGTGGTCCAGCGTGTGCTCGACGAGTTCCACGGGCAGGTCGGACAGGGTGCGGGACGGGTCGTCGCGCCACAGGGTGGTGAGCAGGCGGCGGGCCAGCCGGCGCAGTACGTAGCCGCGTCCGGTATTGGACGGCCGTACTCCGTCGCCGAGGACGACGATGCTCGAGCGCAGGTGGTCGCAGACGAGGCGCATCGACGGCTCGTCGAGGTCCCACAGCGGCGGGAGCAGTCTCGTCCACGGTTCGAACAGGTCGGTCTCGTAGACGGAAGTGCGGTCCTGCAGGACGGTCACGAGCCGCTCCAGGCCCATGCCGGTGTCGATACTGGGCCGGTCAAGGGGTTCGAGACTGCCGTCCTCGTGGCGGTGGTAGCGCATGAGCACGTGGTTCCATACCTCGACCCACCGCGGGTCGGTGGTGGGGCTGCCCTGAGGTGGGGTGCCGCTGTCGCCGGTCCACACGAAGATCTCCGAATCGGGGCCGCACGGGCCGACGGGTCCGTTGTCCCACCAGTTCTCCTCCCGGGTCAGCTCCACGGGCAGGCCCAACTCCCGCCAGGTGCACAGCGATTCGGTGTCGGGGCCGACCTGGTCGTCCCCGCCGAAGACCGTGGCGTGCATCCGCCCCCGCGGGATGCCGAATCCGTCGCGCAGCAGCTCGTATCCCCAACGAAGGCTCTGCGAATGACCGTAGTCGCCCAGCGACCACGAGCCGAGCATCTCGAACACCGTCAGGTGAGTGGAGTCGCCGATCTCATCGAGGTCGGTGGTGCGCAGGCAGCGCTGGACGTTGACCAGGCGCCGTCCCTGAGGATGGGGGCGGCCCAGCAAGTAGGGCGTGAGCGGGTGCATGCCGGAGGTCGTGAACAGCACCGGGTCGGAAGGGGGCGGCAGGAGCGTGCTTCCGGTGATGAGCCGGTGTCCGCGCTCGCGAAAGAAGTCGGTGAACGTACGCAGGGTCCGGTCCGTGTTCATGGCGGTGTTCCTTCGGGTCACGGGCGACCGGAAAGAACCGCGGGGGCAGGCTGCGACGGGGAGTCCAACGATGTGCCGGCGGTCCGTTTCCGGCCGCCGGGGAAGAGGGGTGAGGTCAGGCGTCGGCAGCCGGGGAGCTGGTCGCTCGCGCGGCTGCGGTGTTGGTGCGGGTGATGACCTCCATGCGTGCCACGTTAACAGCGACCTTCCCTGACCGTCCCGGGGTTTTCTCGCCGCCGGGCAGAGCTGATGCACAAGGGGGCCGCCGCCCCTGACGCCACACCCCGTGCTACGACCCGCTCGGCGCCGCGGTCGGTCCAATGCCCCGCATTTGCTGGATGGTTCCGCCGAGCGTGGGGCGGAACTGTTCGAGCATCTTCGGCTGCCCGGAGACGACCCAGCGGGAGCCGACGAGGTACTTGCCGCCGTACACGGCGGCGGACTCGAGCCAGGTCTTCTGGTATTTCTCCTGCGGGAAAGTGGTGATGAGGTAGTCGCCCTTCTTGGTGTGGCACACGCCCTCGCGCAGTTCCTCCGCCTCGACTCGGATCTTGACCTTGCAGCCGGTCAGGCCGGCGATCACCTCGACCTTCGCCGGGGCCACCACCCCGGCCGCGGCGGCGGCCGTCACGGACGTCTTCGTCGGCCCGCTTCTGGCGGCTTCGTCGTCACCGCCGCCGCACGCCGTGGCCAGGGGCAGAAGGGCCAGGCTGCCGGCCAGCGCGGCGCCCCGCACCAGGCGCGCCGTGGGTGGGATGCGGCCGCTGCGTCCTCGCGATCGCTGGTGTAGCACGTGCCTCTCCGTCTCGCTCTCAGCTCTCCACGTGGTTCTGTCCGCATCGGCGGACAGGCGTACGACGAGGGATACGGGTGAACGCCGATGGCCGTTCACGCCGAACGGACGGGCGGGGCGCAAGGGACCCGTGATGGGCCGAGGTGACCGCCGCGAGCCGGGTGCACTGGCTCGACACGGCTCCGGTCGTGGACCGCGACGCCGAGGGGTCCATGCCGTTGTGTGCGACCGCCTAGTGCCGGGGGCGTCCCTCTCCGACGCGGTGCGAGGCCACGGCCCGCCCGTCGGTACCGTGCTGCGGCTGATCTCGGGTGTCGCGGAGGCCCTGCGGGCAGTGCACCGCGAGGGCATCGTGTGGCAGCCACAACCGCTGCGCACACGCCGTCTCCGCATCGCGTTGGGAGGAGAGAATCAAGCCAACGGTCGGCCGAACAAGGCAGGTTGGGGCCGACGAAACGCATGAGTCGCGCGGTGGGGAATAGCCTGGGCGTCCACGACTGGTGTTCGACGGTTTCGTGGTTCTCACCCTACGTAACAGCAGGAGCGTCCATGACTGATGAGGCGGAGCACTCCGAGCAGGAGGCGCTCTCCAAGATCGATACCTCCGTGCCGCAGTCGGCTCGGATCTGGAACTACTGGTTGGGCGGGAAGGAACTACGAAGTCGACCGGGTGGCCGGTGACGCGTTCCGCGAGATCTTCCCCGGTATCGAGACCGGAGCCCGTGCCGCCCGGTACTTCCTCGCCCGCGCCGTTCGTCATCTGGCCGCCGAGGAGGGCATCCGGCAGTTCCTGGACATCGGCACCGGGCTGCCCAATGTGGACAACACCCACCAGATCGCCCAGCGGGTGGCCCCTGAATCCCGGATCGTCTACGTCGACAACGACCCGTTGGTGCTGGCACACGCCCGCGCGCTGCTCACCAGCACCCCGGAAGGCGTCACCAACTACGTCGACGCCGACCTGCGCGAGCCGAGCACCATCGTGCGGGAAGCCGCGAAGACGCTGGACTTCGACCAGCCCGTCGCTCTCATGCTGATGGGCATCCTGGGCCACATCGAGGACCACGACGAGGCGCGCTCGATCGTGCGGCAGCTGGTGGATGCCCTGCCCGCCGGCAGCTACCTCGTGCAGTACGACAGCACCAACACCAGTGAGTCCTACGTCGCGGCCATCCAGCAGTACAACGAGGGCGGCTCGATCCCGTACATCCTCCGCAGCCCCGAGCAGATCGCGGGCTTCTTCGACGGTCTGGAGCTGCTCGAACCGGGCGTGGCGTCCTGCTCGCGCTGGCGTCCCGACACCGAGGCCTGGGGCCTGCCCGCGGAGGTGCATCAGTACGGCGGCGTCGCCGTCAAGCGCTGAGACCCGCCGACTCACGGCCCACGTCGCGGATCAGGTTTCCTGGAGGATGCGGTGGAGGATCGACGCAGTCTCGTCCGGTGATTCGGCCTCGACCACCAGGCGGTTCATGACATCCCAGTAGAACTCGATCTCGGCCGGCTTGTCGGGATAGAGGGCGGTGGCGAGCTGCTCGAGGTAGACCACGTCGGGCAACCGACCGCCGGGCAGGCGCAGGATGGTGACCGGACCGCCTTCCGCGGCGTGGTCTCCGGCGAGGAACGGCATGATCTGGACGGTGACCTGCGGGAGTTGGCAGACCTCGATGAGATGCCTGAGCTGGGCGCGCATCGTGCCGATGCCGCCCACCGGGCGACGAAGCACCGCCTCGTCGATCACGGCCCAGAGCTGAGCCGCCGGCTCCCGGTGCAGGATCCGCTGGCGGGTCATCCGCAACATGACTCGCCGATCGATCTCCTCGGCACTGGCGCCCGGGTGGGTGAGCCGGATGGAGGCACGCGCATAGTCGGGCGTCTGCAGCAAGCCGGGAACACGTTGGACCTCGAAGCAGCGGATGAGGCTCGCTGCCTGTTCGGCCCCGAGGTAGGCCTGCATCCAGACGGGCACCACGTCGTTGTAGTACTGCCACCAGGCGGGGGTGTTGGCCTGTTCGGCCAGAGTCAGCAAAGTGGCGCGCTCGGCCTCGTCCGTGACTCCGTAGTGCGTGAGCAGATCGGCCACGTCACGCGGCTTGAACCCGTGGCGGCCACCCTCCAGCCGGCTGATCTTGGACCGGGAGGCGCGGATGGCGTGACCCGCGGCCTCACGGGAGATGTGCTGCTCTTCCCGCAGCCTGCGCAACCGTGCGCCCAGCGCCAGGCGCGCCATCATGGGGCCGGCCGACCGGCCGTCCAGGACCTCGTTGCCGGACGGTGTACGTGCGGCCTCTTTGGTGCCCATGGGCATTCTCCCCGCGGTGAACGCAACTCTGCACGCCTACAAGCGCTGCGGCCAGTCATCCTAGGGGCTGTCCGGTACATGATGTTCCAGTCCTGGGAATGACGGTCGTGCACTGGCGACCAACCCGGCGGCTGTTCCCGCGTGCCGGTCACGCGGCCGGGACCGGTCCCGGCGCCCCAGGCCAAGAATCCGGACCATGGCTCACACAGGTGCGGAACCGATCACAAGAAGCCGCGCGGGACATGCCGCGACCATGGTGACGGCCATCCTCGTGACGTCGACGCTGATGGCCGGTTGCAGCACGGGCGAGGAGACCTCCGAGTCCAAGCCGACAAAGGCACCGCGCTCGAGCCCCTCCGCATCCTCCGGCAGCCGCGCGGCAGTGCCCTCGGGATCCCCGTCCAGCTCCGTGCACACCTTCGCCGAGTTGGCGAAACGGCCATGTCTCGCCATTGACGACGAGGACGCCGGGCTCACCAGGCTCGCCGTCTTCGTCGAGGGGACGGAGAACCACTACAAGGGCAATCCCACGTCCTGCCAGTGGGGAGCGCGAGGCGGGCTGGTGGACTTCACCCCTTACGCGTCGACCGATCTGACCGCGGATGAAAAGAACCAGCACCTCACCCGGCAGAGGATCAACGGTCACAGGGTGCTGTTGGGCACCGTCAGCCGCGGCGAGAAGACCTCACACATCGCGTACGTCGCGGTCGGCACCCGCCAGTCGTTCAGGCTGATGGTCACCCCGTTCGGGGAAGACGCTCCGGGACCCGATGCCCTTACTCTGACCACGAACTTCACCAAGGCGATCCTGGCGCACCTTCCTTGATTTGTGCTTTTAGTCACAGGGCCATCACCTCCGGCAATTTACTAGGACGTCCTAGTATCTCTTTTGCCAGCGTTCCCCCCTGCCCTGTCGGGAAGTCCCTCATGAGCGATCCGCACCGCCCCGTGCACCCCGTCCGTCTCGTCACCGCGTCGGCCCTCTTCGACGGGCACGACGCGTCGATCAACATCATGCGGCGGATCTTCCAGTCCCAGGGCGCCGAGGTGATCCACCTCGGACACAACCGGTCGGTGCAGGAGGTCGTGGACGCGGCGCTCGAGGAGGACGCACACGGCGTGGCGGTCTCCTCCTACCAGGGCGGGCACGTCGAGTACTTCGAGTACCTGGTCGAGTCGCTGCGCCGGCAGGGAGCGGAGCACGTCCGCGTGGTCGGCGGCGGAGGCGGCGTGATCGTGCCCGAGGAGATAGCCCGGCTGCGCACCAGCGGAGTGACCATCTTCTCCCCGGAGGACGGCCAGCGGATGGGCCTGGCCGGGATGGTCAACTCGGTGGTGCGGGACTGCGACTTCGACCTCTGGGACGGCAAACCGGCCGACCCGGCGGCCGTCCTGGCCGGCGACCGGTTCGCGATCGCCCGCGCCATCACCGGTGCGGAACTCGGCAAGCTGCCCGCGGACTTCCTGGAGCAGCTCCGCGCGGCCGCCGGAGCACGGGGCAGGCCGGTGCTCGGCATCACCGGCACCGGCGGGTCGGGGAAGTCGTCGCTGACCGACGAGTTGGTGCGCCGGATCCGCATGGACCAGCAGGACAAGCTGCGCATCGCGGTGATCGCGGTCGACCCGACCCGCCGCCGCGGTGGCGGTGCGCTGCTCGGTGACCGGATCCGCATGAACTCCCTCGACGGGAACCGGGTGTTCTTCCGGAGCCTGGCCACCCGCGGCAGCCGCGAGCTGCCCGAGCACTTGTCCGACGTGATCGACGTGGTCAAGGCCGCCGGGTTCGACCTGGTGATCGCGGAGACGCCGGGCATCGGCCAGGGTGACGCGGCGATCGTGCCGTTCGTCGACGCCTCCCTGTACGTGATGACGCCGGAGTTCGGCGCCGCCTCGCAGCTGGAGAAGATCGACATGCTCGACTTCGCCGACGTGGTGGCGATCAACAAGTTCGAGCGGCGCGGCGCCAAGGACGCGCTGCGCGACGTGGGTCGCCAACTGGTCCGCAACCGCGAGGCGTTCGGCATGAAGCCGGAGGACATGCCGGTGTTCGGCACCTCTGCGGCGACCTTCAACGACGACGGTGTCACCGCTCTCCACCAGCATCTGAGGACCGCTCTGGCCGAGAAGGGACTCCCGCTGTCCGAGGGCACGTTGGCCCCGGTCGA
The nucleotide sequence above comes from Streptomyces sp. NL15-2K. Encoded proteins:
- a CDS encoding (2Fe-2S) ferredoxin domain-containing protein, whose translation is MNRSVLRAANRPCTLVVCRGCCCGNPRKYPGADHAWQEERLRAGAAASGGRFAVRTADCLGPCDQANVIVVQPSTAGRRAGGRATWIGFALDDDCTDDVLRWAADGGPGIAEPPAMLVLQFIRPPRETGLRARR
- a CDS encoding metalloregulator ArsR/SmtB family transcription factor, whose product is MTPPPSPSPTGSADEPLRDLQSASDLLKALASPVRLGIVRELSQGGKYVHELVAALGVSQPLVSQHLRVLRNSRIVTTRRQAREIQYDLTDDHIAHIVLDAIRHAQE
- a CDS encoding ankyrin repeat domain-containing protein, with protein sequence MLIETNAPLASAAVEAIRSGNVPALKDLLTAHPRLATARLGNTKITRTLLHVVTDWPGHYPGGPQTVTALVAAGADVNAQFTGPHTETPLHWAASCDDVPVLDTLLDLGADIEAEGAVIGGGTPIADAVAFGQWNAARRLLERGAHTTLWQAAALGRADRIAAAFAPDTQPLAPAEITNALWCACHGGQREIAAHLLERGGDINWIGYDELTPLDAAHRSGHPALVAWLRDRGGRSAEDLA
- a CDS encoding pectate lyase: MSKRRTAPRHRRGRTADRRRRVLIAVAAAALAGAVVVAGVLVSDSGSETGPAAGASATPRTYASHSSPTARASALPSASPSVSASTTKKPAKKRPPTASPTSAPASRAATFGAWPTATADRAVTSTIEVTGSYDGGLKRFHGSGGLGTDGQGEDQGPLFELADGAVLENVVLGAPAADGVHCLGSCTLRNVWWEDVGEDAATFKGTSGTARYLVDGGGARKADDKVFQHNGAGTLTIRHFQVSDFGKLYRSCGNCDTQYTRHVVISDVRASSPGKVLAGVNANYGDTAVISGVTITGGAGSITVCERFRGNSGGEEPTALGSGPDGTNCRYSASSITYR
- a CDS encoding alanine--tRNA ligase-related protein; this encodes MNTDRTLRTFTDFFRERGHRLITGSTLLPPPSDPVLFTTSGMHPLTPYLLGRPHPQGRRLVNVQRCLRTTDLDEIGDSTHLTVFEMLGSWSLGDYGHSQSLRWGYELLRDGFGIPRGRMHATVFGGDDQVGPDTESLCTWRELGLPVELTREENWWDNGPVGPCGPDSEIFVWTGDSGTPPQGSPTTDPRWVEVWNHVLMRYHRHEDGSLEPLDRPSIDTGMGLERLVTVLQDRTSVYETDLFEPWTRLLPPLWDLDEPSMRLVCDHLRSSIVVLGDGVRPSNTGRGYVLRRLARRLLTTLWRDDPSRTLSDLPVELVEHTLDHFRQTGGSGPVREVLLDEERRFSTLLERGRRVLSRPEFQGPLSQEDYAYLHDTHGLPRDLVAGLLGP
- a CDS encoding helix-turn-helix transcriptional regulator gives rise to the protein MGTKEAARTPSGNEVLDGRSAGPMMARLALGARLRRLREEQHISREAAGHAIRASRSKISRLEGGRHGFKPRDVADLLTHYGVTDEAERATLLTLAEQANTPAWWQYYNDVVPVWMQAYLGAEQAASLIRCFEVQRVPGLLQTPDYARASIRLTHPGASAEEIDRRVMLRMTRQRILHREPAAQLWAVIDEAVLRRPVGGIGTMRAQLRHLIEVCQLPQVTVQIMPFLAGDHAAEGGPVTILRLPGGRLPDVVYLEQLATALYPDKPAEIEFYWDVMNRLVVEAESPDETASILHRILQET
- a CDS encoding DUF3558 family protein, whose product is MVTAILVTSTLMAGCSTGEETSESKPTKAPRSSPSASSGSRAAVPSGSPSSSVHTFAELAKRPCLAIDDEDAGLTRLAVFVEGTENHYKGNPTSCQWGARGGLVDFTPYASTDLTADEKNQHLTRQRINGHRVLLGTVSRGEKTSHIAYVAVGTRQSFRLMVTPFGEDAPGPDALTLTTNFTKAILAHLP